The following coding sequences are from one Anolis sagrei isolate rAnoSag1 chromosome 6, rAnoSag1.mat, whole genome shotgun sequence window:
- the LRRC3B gene encoding leucine-rich repeat-containing protein 3B, which produces MHLVDLWLTRSLSMCLLLQSFVLMILCFHSASMCPKGCLCSHSGGLNVSCSNANLKEIPRDLPPETVLLYLDSNQITSIPNEIFKDLHQLKVLNLSKNIIEFIDEHSFKGVAETLQMLDLSDNRIKSVHKNAFNNLKARARIANNPWHCDCTLQQVLRSMASNHETANSVICKTSDLDEHAGRPFLNAADADLCNLPKKTTDYAMLVTMFGWFTMVISYVVYYVRQNQEDARRHLEYLKSLPSRQKKPDEADDISTVV; this is translated from the coding sequence ATGCATTTGGTAGACCTGTGGTTAACTCGCTCCCTCTCCATGTGTCTACTCTTACAAAGCTTTGTCCTCATGATACTGTGCTTTCATTCTGCCAGTATGTGCCCCAAAGGTTGCCTTTGTTCTCATTCTGGAGGTTTAAACGTCAGCTGCAGCAATGCAAACCTCAAGGAAATACCCAGAGATCTTCCTCCGGAGACGGTCTTACTTTATTTGGACTCCAATCAGATCACATCCATCCCCAATGAAATTTTCAAGGATTTGCACCAACTGAAAGTCCTCAACTTGTCCAAAAACATTATTGAGTTCATCGACGAACACTCCTTCAAAGGGGTGGCAGAAACCTTACAGATGCTGGACTTGTCTGACAACCGGATAAAAAGCGTGCACAAAAATGCTTTTAACAACCTCAAGGCTAGGGCTAGAATTGCAAACAATCCTTGGCACTGTGACTGCACACTGCAGCAGGTCTTGAGGAGCATGGCCTCCAACCACGAAACAGCAAACAGTGTCATCTGTAAGACTTCAGATTTAGACGAACATGCTGGGAGGCCGTTCCTTAATGCTGCCGACGCTGACCTCTGTAACCTTCCTAAAAAGACTACTGATTATGCCATGCTTGTCACCATGTTTGGCTGGTTCACCATGGTGATCTCTTATGTAGTTTACTACGTACGGCAAAATCAAGAGGATGCACGCAGGCACCTTGAGTACTTGAAATCCCTGCCAAGCAGGCAAAAGAAACCAGACGAAGCAGATGATATTAGCACTGTCGTATAG